The genomic DNA TTGCTCTTTTTTAGATTTGCATTTACCCTCAATACCACTTTAAACCACAAGAAGAAACACTTAAGGTGTTATGTTGAGTCAGCAGTTTGATCTGTTTGAACCATGACCTGGTTAGGCTCTGATTTGATAAATGGATTGGATTTCAAAACACTGCTCCACAGAATAAAGTTCTAACAAATGAGGCTAAGTTTGAAATATTGCTGtacaaaataaagataatgATTTATACCCACAAAAATTCGTGCTAGTTCCCGGTACTACGACTCCTGTATCATATCAATGGACATCACCTGATTTATGTAAATCAGTCCATTTACAATATTCTGTTGTATCATATTTTGCGTGTAACATGGCTGTATACGAGTTGTTATTGGATCAAGGCTCTAGTCTTGTTTTAAGCATCTAAAACCGTGGGGATCACAATCAAACCAAGGTACCGCAGCTTTGAAAATGTTATTAATACTAGAACTTTTTGTATGAGAAGTGGTCTGTTATTAATTCTAGAATTTTTGTGTCCATTGGAGCATGGTTCTCAATGGCTACATCTTACTCCATATACCTCTGTTTAGGATTGAACTAGACTTCTTTCCTGATTGGGAGAATTTATGTTTTGGAGATGCCTCTATACTGCATGATGGGAATGTCAGTGGTGCTTAACTAGATATTAACCTAAAATTTTTGTGGTTGTCTAATGATGTTCTTGTCCATCAGGGAGGCCATGATTCCATGCATTTTGTTGGCATTGGGAGGCAACCTGGTTGATGGTAAGTCAAATTCACAAAAATGATGCCTGTTTGGTAACTATTCTTGAAACATGTTTGGGAAACTTTTgagagaacatttttttttccttcagaaTTTGCTTTTGAACATaggttgttttttagaataattttgaggttttctcaattatttttgtagAGTTTTTTGagcaacaattgaaaaaatggagaatacTATGGAAACTTTTGCAATATGCATAAGTATACAATACCTTTATCAAGAATAAACCAAATTTGTTCCCGAAAACAATTGTGAaccatttttcaatattattctcaaaaactgttttggAAAATGTTGTCAAAAAACCCAATATTTCCTCTAATTGTAGCATGATTTTATTGTTCCACTTGACACCATGGTTCTTAAACACAAAACCTGCAAATAAAAAATGGTCAGTCATACTACATACATATGGTTTGCTTCCGCCATTTGGATGATGACAATTCTTCATTGGCTGCAGGACCAGGAAGTTCAAAACTTGGTCTACGGACCACTACTGCTATTATTTTCGGGCGGTTGGTTTTGGTTCCTCCTGCTGGAATTGGCATAGTCTTGCTGGCTGATAAGCTTGGCTTTCTCCCCCCTGATGACAAGATGTTCCGATTTGTCCTCCTCCTCCAACATTCCATGCCCACATCTGTGCTTTCTGGTAACAACCAATTCCCCACACTCATGCCCTCTTTCAAATTCAAAGCCAACAGAACTTTGTTCTCTCTTTTCATGCATTTACAAGATTTTCTCATCCCCTGGACAAtagaaaagagaggaaaagcATTGGTTTTTTAAGTACATTAACACATTCCTTGTTCATTCCCAGGTGCTATCGCCAATTTAAGAGGGTGTGGAAGAGAGTCAGCCGCTGTCCTCTTCTGGGTTCATATCTTTGCAATCTTCTCCATGGCTGGATGGATCGTTCTTTATCTCCATATCCTCTTCTGAAACCGCAACATACCATCATCTTGCTGCTTTGGGATTCTTTAACAGGAAGCATGAAGCATGAAAGTATATATCACCTACATTGCGGTATTAATGAGCAGCTCCTATCTTGGTAAGAGCTGTGAAAGAAGCGCTGAGGAGGGGCTCCTTGTTAATTGATGGATGTTTCGACCTTAAATTAGCCGTTGGTTGttcattttaattgtttatgatttttttatttttcgaaGAGTTGGAGTTTGATCTTTTGTGCATTTTACACCAGGGATATAAGGTTGTTTGAAGCCTCAGCCTCAGCCTGAGTAGATGTGTAGTTCATAGTGAACTTCTGAAAGATTTTGCCCACATCGGTGGGAAACTAAaactctatttatttattttaagctttgttgaaataaatgaaaaaaaaaattgaggaatatatatatatatatataaagatttacAGTCAATagattttaaacataaaaaccatatcaaagataaaataatctctTACCAAAGCACATTATCCTCAGGGAAGATGCCCCATGGGGCATCCTATCAGTCTAGGGATTCCACAATATCCATGCCAATGTTCTAATGCTATTGGGCAAGATttgtattatttgaaaataacctattatttatcatttaataagttttttttttcttttatttctttgttaataACAATCAtgattaaaagatttaaaattttataaataaaaaaattatattatgttgttaaatatatatataacatattatatatactaaatattatattaaataatacatatttttgaactaaaaaaaatattattttataaaatgagtaatagaaaaaaataaagaaaattgataagaaGGATAAATTTATAATCCATGACATATGTATATCTCacattttaaatagaattatggtcaaacatattaaaaataaatagatacaCCTTCCccgtttgagttttttttttgatctAGGCATTGGTCTAAAAAGCTACCGATGGTGAATTgctttccaaaaaagaaaaaaaaaaaaagtttttaaatagagtttctttggaaaatatttttaaaacagttttttgcttctaaaacaaaaaagacagacacaatatttttaacaataaaaaaaataaaaaataattaaaaaaaaaaaagaagaggtttttaaagaatatcttttaattttttttcacttactatttaaaggttatttttaaaaaataattataaaaatatgaaaaatgattataaataaaaccccacataaaatttattttataaaacaaatagaaCAAATACATATATAGAGTAAAGGGGGTAATTCTCAACAAGGTGAGGTTGGCATGAGAATCAACAGAGGAATCCATTGGCATACTTTGGATTTAGAACAAGGCTAGGGATATGGATGGGATGAGATAGGGGTGGCCTGTTTTAAACCCACCTACTATTCTTAGTTTTCCGGCTTCTCTCTAAAGTGAAAacttgttttcacttttctttttccttttttttttttttctttattctctttAAACTCCCAGCAGCTACACCAGCAAACTTGACTGAAAAAGCTATCCTATATCAGATGGTAAACACAGGAGACAGCACTATATTGCAGATTTACGTTTGGCCAAACACCCATAACAATTGACACAGATTAGACAAGAAAAAAGCcctgagaaaaagaaaaaaaaaaatagcactCAGTTCATCAATTCTGGTTCAATAGGGCTTCTCACGTTGGTATGCAAGTTGGAGGATGATCTACACAAACTTGGACTAAAGGTTACATACTTTATGAAGCTCAAATCACATTTACTTCAATcatctgaataaaaaaaactagggGATCTAGGGAAGGAACCTGGTTAACATACCAAATAATAACGTACCGAGTCATAAGACCAGTGTGTTGTTTGAATGCAAATTCACTTGCTCAAAGTTTAAAGCACAGAAACCCTCAAGCCAAAGCCAAAAAACATGATAGGTCAGGTATGGAAACCATCAGCATCAATCAGGAAACTAGGCAACTGCTTAGGAAAGGGACCACCACCTCCTGCTCCTGTTCTCCCTTTGGTTAGGTAGGCTAGAGCCAGAGCTGTGGAGTTGGGTCTGGCCTTGGATGTTAGAACGGCCTATTGCCCCTCTTCTGTCTGTTACCGGATTGCGTAACCACAACACAAGAGCCATGCCAACAAGACCGACAATAGGAGTAGCAGCAAGAAAAAACCATCTCCCACGTCCACCCTCTCGGTCAGAGCCGTTTATGACTGGAACCTCATCTGCCAGTTCTCTGCATTCAGGACTAATTTCACAGGTGTCATCTGCTTCAGCTCCATCGGTGGTATCAGAGGAACTGTCATCACTTAAATCTTGCTGTGGGATCTCGTGGATGCTAGCATTCAGCTTTCCCTCCTCGTAATCTTTGTCATCGGTTGGAAGCTCATACCGACAAAGGGGGCATGAGTTTCGTGCAGTCAACCATGGCAGAATGCAGTGAGGGTGATAGAGATGAAAGCAGGGAAGCTGGTTCACTTCAGTGCCAACAGATAGAACATCCTTGCAGACTGCACAGACCAAACCATCATGCTTCTCATGTTCCTCATTAATGACTACACGAGGCAGACTATTCACAAAAGACACAGCTGCAGGAGGTGCTCCTCGTCTTGAGCTGTCAGTATCAGCCAGATGCTCCAGAAATTCTTCAAAGCCTCTGGCATCAAGGTAGTCCTCAGAGTTGCCAAAATAAGGCAATACCTCTGATTCATCCAAGTTAGAAAAGAAGTTAGAAATAAATGTTTGTCTACCTTCCCTGAGTCTCCAAGGGATTGTACCCAGAAATTCAGGAGAATGAATTCGTCTTCTCATATTCACAAGGACATTGTTTCCATTTGAGCTCGATGGGAAAAAATTCCGAGGATGCACCTCTGCTTCTGCAGATTCAACTACATTTTCCTCAGGATCAGCTTCTTCCCATTCATCATCCTCCTCGTCTTCTTCATCGTCATCTTCATCTTGATCATCTGAGTTCCATTGACTAAGTCTTGCATGCATTGGATCAATATCTGTATCACTATTCAGATTGCTTCCATCATCTGGTTGGACATACATTTCTGTATCCAGGAAACTGTGGCCATCCACTGAAGCATCAGAATCTCCTCCATAAGCACTAAAGGAAATGGCATCGCTCTCACCATTAAATAGCCTGTAACCACCATAGCTGATATTTGATTCACTCTCTCCATAAAGAGAATCCAAATTATCAAAGCCATCACTTTCAGTATCAGATGGTACCCGTCGCCACCTTCTAGACCCACTAGGGGTAGTACGGGAACTTGGGCGCTGCAGTAATCTTGCACCAGGATCAACATCAACAAGTTGATCCTCATGCCCAGAGACAGTGGATTGATTTTGCCGAACAAGGTTAATCATATGTGAGAAATGTTGTGAGAAAAGATTTTCTATTGACTCAGAACTGCTGTACCTTGTTCTTCTTACTCTGGGTGGCCTCCTCCAATGAGAGTCTTGAGCAGGGGACCTCAGAtcttcaagaaacaaaaatttacAGTCACCACACATACTGATAGGTTCTAGTTCCCCAGTTCCTTCATCATCAGGTAAAAGGATTTTTTGGCATAGAGCACAAGCAGCTGGGAGGTCAGAATGGTTAAGTAAAGAATCACTGTTAGAGGAGTTAGGCACAGTAGACTGAGACAACTCCTGTGGAACACTTCGTGAGTCATCCATCTCAAACTGCAGCAAAcacaaacacaaaaataaatgacaaaggGATGAACAAAGCGTAATGGGAAGTGCAGAAAAAGATAACAAGAAGACGTGTAAGACTgagatttttatcaaaatacctATCAAATGAGATCAGAACCAAGCTAAGTAGCAATTAATTGGTCAGGTGAAATGGCCTATGAATGGAATGAAGCAAGCGCTGATCACAGAAAACTTATTGCATACAGCTCAAAGGTCATTGTTGCTGGAGGAACACGCTATTTACCAGAGACACAATCAAAGCCATATCACGACTATTTGTCAACTGTATGGATCAAATTATGACCCATCAAGAGTTTTAAGTATTTCATGGCTGGTTCTCAACTTAACACCAACTCTCCACGATTGATGCATGAACATATGTTGAATTCCTGCAACTGAGAAGAGAGGGGCCACCTATTGGAGTTGGCATAGACAACTAATGAGTAGGGAAATTCACTCTATTATTTATGCAGTTTGGGTCTCCATATCAAACGAGGAATACTACTCAAGGTTAACATATTTAGCTAGCATGAAAATGAAATCTGCAAATAAAGTTGAACACCAAAAGATTCAGGACACAGga from Vitis riparia cultivar Riparia Gloire de Montpellier isolate 1030 chromosome 8, EGFV_Vit.rip_1.0, whole genome shotgun sequence includes the following:
- the LOC117920437 gene encoding E3 ubiquitin-protein ligase Praja-2, whose translation is MDDSRSVPQELSQSTVPNSSNSDSLLNHSDLPAACALCQKILLPDDEGTGELEPISMCGDCKFLFLEDLRSPAQDSHWRRPPRVRRTRYSSSESIENLFSQHFSHMINLVRQNQSTVSGHEDQLVDVDPGARLLQRPSSRTTPSGSRRWRRVPSDTESDGFDNLDSLYGESESNISYGGYRLFNGESDAISFSAYGGDSDASVDGHSFLDTEMYVQPDDGSNLNSDTDIDPMHARLSQWNSDDQDEDDDEEDEEDDEWEEADPEENVVESAEAEVHPRNFFPSSSNGNNVLVNMRRRIHSPEFLGTIPWRLREGRQTFISNFFSNLDESEVLPYFGNSEDYLDARGFEEFLEHLADTDSSRRGAPPAAVSFVNSLPRVVINEEHEKHDGLVCAVCKDVLSVGTEVNQLPCFHLYHPHCILPWLTARNSCPLCRYELPTDDKDYEEGKLNASIHEIPQQDLSDDSSSDTTDGAEADDTCEISPECRELADEVPVINGSDREGGRGRWFFLAATPIVGLVGMALVLWLRNPVTDRRGAIGRSNIQGQTQLHSSGSSLPNQRENRSRRWWSLS